The following are encoded together in the Primulina tabacum isolate GXHZ01 chromosome 18, ASM2559414v2, whole genome shotgun sequence genome:
- the LOC142533802 gene encoding subtilisin-like protease SBT4.13 — translation MARQHSLILSYHLLALCVLGRIICCRASDQERKVYIVYMGNHGEKEQSYSTDHLNMLQEVVDTRFRDRSLVRSYTRSFNGFAAYLTHEEREKLARKEEVISIFPSRTLRTQTTRSWDFMGLPEKVHRNPTVESDTIIGVIDTGIWPESESFSDKGFSHPPRKWKGACKGGENFTCNNKIIGARFYAPPFVPPSYTTTRDIEGHGSHTASIAAGNYVKGTSFYGFADGTARGGVPSARIAAYKVCHPDGLGCASEDILAAFDDAIADGVDIITVSLGGTQPVGLEDDVVAIGSLHAFQKGILVVQSAGNGGSQSKVSSTVPWIFTVAASTTDRSIITKVVLGNGTIITGKAVNPFDLKGQKFPIAYGEEVASSECIGESVQTCRIDCLDRNQVKGKVVLCTEYKGMREVNRAGAVGSVVQSQKFPDVASVVPFPASGLSQPRFSDLLRYFNSTKNHTLDILKSEVVKNLDAPSVASFSSRGPSVLFPNILKPDVTAPGVEIIAAYSPVSPPSPYPEDKRSVKYNILSGTSMSCPHVTGAAAYVRSFHPDWSPSAIKSALMTTAWRMNAKKDPMAELSYGTGHIDPVKAADPGLIYEILTDDYVKFLCGSGYDESTLSKIFGVHVQCPGKNSTTGDLNYPAMAFIVTASGSKKTTPFTAKFNRTVTNKGSANSTYKAIISKRSYYNITVNPSILKFSALNQKQSFSVSISGTIRDKTVLSASLEWSDGVHNVRSPIVVYTDNI, via the exons ATGGCTCGGCAGCATTCTCTCATACTTTCCTACCATTTGCTTGCTCTGTGTGTTTTGGGTCGGATAATCTGTTGTCGCGCTTCTGACCAAGAAAGGAAGGTTTATATAGTGTACATGGGAAATCATGGTGAAAAGGAACAATCATATTCGACGGACCACTTGAACATGCTTCAAGAAGTTGTGGACACCAG GTTTCGAGATCGATCATTGGTCAGAAGTTATACGAGGAGTTTCAATGGTTTTGCTGCCTATCTCACACATGAAGAGCGGGAAAAGTTAGCAA GGAAAGAAGAAGTAATATCAATTTTTCCAAGTAGGACTCTTCGAACACAAACAACAAGATCATGGGATTTCATGGGATTACCTGAAAAAGTTCATCGAAATCCCACGGTCGAGAGCGACACCATCATTGGAGTCATTGACACCGGAATATGGCCAGAATCAGAGAGTTTTAGCGACAAGGGCTTCAGCCATCCTCCAAGGAAATGGAAAGGAGCGTGTAAAGGAGGAGAAAACTTCACTTGCAATAA CAAAATAATCGGAGCCCGCTTCTATGCCCCTCCTTTTGTTCCGCCAAGTTATACGACGACGAGAGATATAGAAGGCCACGGATCTCATACAGCATCGATAGCAGCTGGAAACTATGTAAAAGGTACCAGTTTTTATGGCTTCGCTGACGGGACCGCGAGAGGAGGGGTACCATCAGCAAGAATAGCCGCATATAAAGTTTGCCACCCCGACGGCTTAGGATGCGCATCTGAAGATATATTAGCTGCTTTCGACGACGCCATAGCTGATGGAGTTGATATCATAACTGTCTCTCTTGGAGGCACTCAGCCAGTTGGATTGGAAGATGATGTGGTTGCGATCGGGTCACTTCATGCTTTCCAAAAGGGCATTTTAGTTGTACAATCAGCAGGGAATGGTGGGTCTCAATCAAAGGTTTCAAGCACCGTTCCATGGATTTTCACGGTTGCAGCTAGCACTACTGATAGGAGTATCATCACCAAAGTTGTTCTTGGGAATGGAACTATAATTACG GGAAAAGCGGTCAATCCTTTCGACTTGAAAGGGCAAAAATTTCCCATAGCATATGGTGAAGAAGTCGCGAGTAGTGAATGCATAGGAGAGAGTGTTCA GACCTGTCGTATTGACTGTTTAGATAGAAATCAAGTAAAAGGCAAGGTCGTACTTTGCACCGAATACAAAGGCATGCGAGAAGTCAACAGGGCTGGAGCAGTCGGTTCAGTCGTTCAGTCTCAAAAGTTTCCAGATGTTGCATCTGTCGTTCCATTTCCAGCTTCTGGTTTAAGTCAACCTCGCTTCAGTGACTTGCTAAGATACTTCAATTCCACGAA AAATCATACCCTGGACATACTCAAGAGTGAAGTTGTGAAAAATCTTGATGCCCCTTCGGTTGCTTCATTTTCTTCTAGAGGCCCAAGCGTACTTTTTCCAAATATCTTGAAG CCAGATGTAACAGCCCCTGGAGTTGAAATCATAGCAGCATATTCACCTGTGAGTCCACCTTCACCTTACCCCGAAGATAAGCGATCCgtgaaatataatatattatctgGGACATCGATGTCTTGCCCTCATGTCACCGGTGCAGCTGCCTATGTTAGATCATTTCACCCCGATTGGTCACCTTCTGCGATCAAATCAGCTCTCATGACAACTG CATGGAGAATGAATGCCAAAAAGGATCCAATGGCTGAATTATCTTACGGAACAGGCCATATCGATCCGGTCAAAGCTGCTGATCCTGGTCTCATCTACGAGATTTTAACTGATGATTATGTCAAATTCCTATGCGGCTCCGGCTATGATGAGTCAACCcttagtaaaatatttggagtacaTGTCCAATGTCCAGGCAAGAATTCAACAACCGGCGATCTGAACTACCCTGCGATGGCTTTTATAGTTACAGCCAGTGGAAGTAAAAAGACCACACCATTCACAGCAAAATTCAACAGAACTGTTACTAATAAAGGATCCGCAAATTCGACATACAAGGCAATTATCAGCAAAAGATCATATTATAACATCACCGTGAATCCTAGCATCCTTAAATTTTCCGCACTGAACCAAAAGCAATCGTTTTCCGTGAGTATTAGTGGGACGATACGTGACAAGACAGTGTTGTCTGCATCATTGGAGTGGTCTGATGGCGTTCATAACGTCAGGAGCCCAATtgttgtgtatacagataaCATTTAg
- the LOC142533801 gene encoding subtilisin-like protease SBT4.13, whose amino-acid sequence MSDLHSLKISCFIFVLRVLSWIAGCHASDQERKIYIVYMGTLVKNEQSSSTYHLNMLKEVVDTRFRGQSLVRSYSRSFNGFAAYLTHEEQEKLARKEEVVSIFPSTTLQPQTTRSWDFMGLPENVHRNPIVESDTIIGVIDTGIWPESESFSDKGFSPPPKKWKGVCKGGQNFTCNNKIIGARHYNSFSPMPTDSARDLDGHGSHTASTAAGNYVRESNFYGIANGTARGGVPSARIAAYKVCNPDIGCQSADILAAFDDAIADGVDIITVSLGPGMAVRLENDEVAIGSLHASQKGILVIQSAGNGGNKLRVSSTAPWIFTVAASNSDRGIISKVVLGNGATITGKAVNAFDLKEQSFPLAYGKEVTSTCIEQFAQACNADCLDKSKVKGKIVLCSEYRGIKEAFRTGAVGSVAPSTNSPDVSFVVPFPASGLSTLPFSDLQNYFNTTTNHTLEILKSEVVKNLDAPSVASFSSRGPNIIFPNILKPDVTAPGVEIVAAYSPLSSPSKSSEDKRSVKYSILSGTSMSCPHVTGAAAYVKSFHPDWSPSAIKSALMTTAWRMNATKDPKAEFSYGTGHIDPVKATDPGLIYENSPDDEIKFLCYSGYDASMLSKIFGQSVHCPDDRTTSNDLNYPAMTFKVTNSGSKKSMSFSAEFNRMVTNVGSADSIYKAITSTSLDYNITVNPNILKFKALNEKQSFTVIIIGNIIDKTILSASLEWSDGVHSVRSPILVYTG is encoded by the exons ATGTCTGACCTgcattctctcaaaatttcatgttttatatTTGTTCTTCGTGTTTTGAGTTGGATAGCAGGTTGTCATGCTTCCGATCAAGAAAGGAAGATATACATAGTATACATGGGAACTCTTGTAAAAAATGAGCAATCATCTTCGACCTACCACCTGAACATGCTTAAAGAAGTTGTGGACACCAG GTTTCGTGGTCAATCATTGGTTAGAAGTTACAGCAGGAGTTTCAATGGATTTGCTGCCTATCTCACACATGAAGAGCAGGAAAAGTTGGCAA GGAAGGAAGAAGTCGTATCGATTTTTCCGAGTACAACTCTTCAACCACAAACAACGAGATCATGGGATTTCATGGGATTACCTGAAAATGTTCATCGAAATCCCATAGTCGAGAGCGACACAATCATAGGGGTCATCGACACCGGAATATGGCCAGAATCAGAAAGTTTCAGTGACAAAGGCTTCAGCCCTCCTCCCAAGAAGTGGAAAGGAGTGTGTAAAGGAGGACAGAACTTCACTTGCAACAA CAAAATAATTGGAGCCCGGCACTACAACTCCTTTTCACCTATGCCAACTGATTCGGCAAGGGATTTAGATGGCCACGGATCTCATACAGCATCAACAGCTGCGGGAAACTACGTGAGAGAGAGCAATTTTTATGGTATTGCTAACGGGACTGCAAGAGGAGGAGTACCGTCAGCAAGAATCGCTGCATATAAAGTTTGCAATCCCGACATCGGATGCCAGTCTGCAGATATATTAGCAGCATTCGATGACGCTATAGCTGATGGAGTTGATATCATAACCGTGTCCCTTGGACCAGGTATGGCAGTTAGATTGGAGAATGACGAAGTTGCCATCGGGTCACTTCACGCTTCACAAAAGGGCATTTTAGTTATACAATCAGCAGGGAACGGGGGAAACAAGCTACGGGTTTCAAGCACCGCTCCATGGATTTTCACGGTTGCAGCTAGCAATTCTGATAGGGGTATCATCAGCAAAGTTGTTCTCGGGAATGGAGCTACAATAACC GGAAAGGCTGTCAACGCTTTCGACTTGAAGGAACAGAGTTTTCCCTTGGCATATGGGAAAGAAGTCACAAGCACATGTATCGAACAATTTGCACA GGCCTGTAACGCTGACTGTCTGGATAAAAGTAAGGTAAAAGGGAAGATTGTGCTTTGCAGCGAATACAGAGGCATAAAAGAAGCCTTCAGGACTGGAGCAGTTGGTTCAGTCGCCCCGTCTACGAATTCTCCTGACGTTTCCTTTGTCGTTCCCTTTCCAGCTTCTGGTTTAAGTACGCTGCCTTTCAGTGACTTACAAAACTACTTCAACACCACAAC AAATCATACCCTGGAAATACTCAAGAGTGAAGTAGTGAAAAATCTTGATGCCCCTTCGGTAGCTTCCTTTTCTTCGAGAGGCCCAAACATCATTTTTCCGAATATTTTGAAG CCAGATGTAACAGCCCCTGGAGTTGAAATCGTAGCAGCATATTCTCCTTTAAGCTCGCCTTCAAAATCCAGCGAAGACAAGCGATCCGTGAAATACAGTATATTATCAGGGACATCCATGTCATGCCCTCATGTCACCGGTGCAGCTGCTTACGTAAAATCATTTCACCCCGATTGGTCACCTTCTGCGATCAAATCAGCTCTTATGACAACAg CATGGAGAATGAATGCCACAAAGGATCCAAAGGCTGAATTTTCTTACGGAACAGGGCACATTGATCCTGTCAAAGCTACTGATCCTGGCCTCATATATGAGAATTCGCCTGATGATGAAATCAAATTTCTTTGCTACTCCGGATACGATGCATCAATGcttagtaaaatatttggacaaaGTGTCCACTGTCCAGACGACAGAACAACATCCAACGATCTGAACTACCCAGCAATGACTTTTAAAGTTACAAATAGTGGCAGTAAAAAGAGTATGTCATTCTCAGCAGAATTCAATAGAATGGTCACAAATGTAGGATCCGCTGATTCAATATACAAGGCAATTACCAGTACAAGTTTGGACTATAACATCACTGTGAATCCAAACATCCTTAAATTTAAGGCACTGAATGAAAAACAATCATTCACGGTGATTATTATTGGGAATATAATCGATAAGACAATTTTGTCTGCATCATTGGAGTGGTCTGATGGTGTTCACAGTGTAAGAAGCCCAATTCTTGTGTATACGGGTTAG